In Populus trichocarpa isolate Nisqually-1 chromosome 12, P.trichocarpa_v4.1, whole genome shotgun sequence, a genomic segment contains:
- the LOC18096607 gene encoding uncharacterized protein LOC18096607 isoform X6, producing the protein MASPTPSLLSQIPMENQKQELLPDEEEEVLSLRRHCSSSDDDGGNNNNNTTSANTALLVDIFSTNGNENANETRIGSLISSSSNNNLNEDSETPKVGVSSPCTVSPHKHSGDDDKDKDESEERAHHLNSVYFDQHHGIWKCHHCNWTYCVGTPCFDHKECSHTHTHTHTHSLINLKNFNQQQPCLVFGTKGADSINGASGVNCGGVTCSVSDTSPRYAEVLVKNSEIQKSLVKDDNLQLGENMDNEGFSGSGLTPLEDTFEEHNFKSKPSDSETRVVGDLDLIEEIDQEMTEFDVEKVLEKQNTHDLYCPNCNSCITRRVILRRRRWKNRNARRKPKHAKVDTIVPSESNGNSTYSDANSADSASGPGHDIANICSNDSPTSAVNDHNCDREPDVFRCLSCFSFFIPAGNGFKLFRVSSTENENVQDPQKISTANTNWFFSIFATHKRKTTTEQGNAAVDHTQVRGMNQDASSGSPNNFTSSNGNDHSVMPHAERTIVKTGEHPESSYSKPHQSGAESLNPSTMEPLLLDKSPQGINLKSNLTSRNGILADQNAPLLSVDLPSVESSSIAGILNNMGGASLKPGMGIVSSSRETKFNETALISAREKSGDAAGNSGGSLMNHAIMDTAQLLPYSSGSMEGLKENAPFRPQGGVNLPEYSTSKSLIPEQSEIQIKEKFNMAKGNEKPLQNGQASSTQGTSLSSQLYSEGGFINDAALKHHEVGKGSLNSLSQGTSRPEKEKVNIGENEVNAMENKNIGNDVIVTIEKEPPKRGDSEIVCIDSVEPTSLLNSTNQTNASERKGAGVGESWQWEILKSIVYGGLIESITSLGVVSSAAGAGAGTSCGSEK; encoded by the exons ATGGCATCCCCTACTCCCTCCCTCCTTAGCCAAATACCAATGGAAAATCAGAAACAAGAATTGTTGCCCGATGAGGAGGAGGAAGTGCTGTCTCTTCGAAGGCATTGCAGCAGCAGCGACGACGACGGcggcaacaacaacaacaacacaacTTCTGCAAACACTGCTCTGCTCGttgatattttttctaccaATGGTAATGAAAATGCAAATGAAACTAGAATTGGTAGCCttatcagcagcagcagcaataacAATCTTAACGAGGACTCAGAGACTCCGAAAGTAGGAGTATCATCACCCTGTACTGTATCTCCGCATAAACACAGTGGGGATGATGATAAGGACAAGGATGAGAGTGAAGAGAGAGCCCATCACCTAAACAGCGTTTACTTTGACCAACACCATG GAATATGGAAATGTCACCACTGCAATTGGACCTACTGCGTTGGAACTCCCTGTTTTGATCATAAAGAGTGCTcgcacacgcacacgcacactCACACGCACAGCCTCATAAATctcaaaaattttaatcaacAGCAACCATGTTTGGTTTTTGGAACTAAAG GTGCTGATTCCATTAATGGAGCTTCTGGCGTGAACTGTGGTGGTGTTACATGTTCTGTTTCGGACACAAGTCCCAGATATGCGGAAGTCCTTGTAAAGAATTCTGAGATTCAGAAAAGTCTAGTCAAGGATGACAACCTTCAATTAGGGGAAAATATGGATAATGAAGGGTTTTCTGGTTCAGGTCTTACACCTTTAGAAGACACATTCGaagaacacaattttaaatcaaaaccttCTGACAGTGAAACTAGAGTAGTTGGAGATTTGGACTTGATAGAAGAAATAGACCAGGAAATGACAGAATTCGATGTTGAGAAGGTGTTAGAGAAGCAGAATACACATGATTTGTATTGCCCTAACTGTAATTCCTGTATTACAAGAAGGGTTATCCTTCGTAGAAGAAGATGGAAGAATCGAAATGCACGTCGTAAACCAAAACACGCCAAAGTTGACACAATTGTTCCCTCTGAATCGAATGGCAATTCTACCTATTCAGATGCCAATTCTGCTGATTCAGCCAGTGGTCCGGGTCATGATATAGCTAACATTTGTTCAAACGATAGCCCAACATCTGCAGTCAATGATCATAATTGCGATAGAGAACCAGATGTATTCAGATGCTTATCATGCTTCAGCTTCTTTATTCCTGCAG ggaatggttttaaattgtttCGGGTATCATCCACTGAGAATGAAAATGTTCAAGATCCTCAGAAGATATCAACAGCCAACACAAATTGGTTCTTCTCTATTTTTGCAACTCATAAGAGGAAAACAACCACTGAGCAAG GTAATGCTGCAGTGGACCATACTCAAGTACGTGGAATGAATCAGGACGCCTCATCAGGCTCCCCCAACAATTTTACATCCTCAAATGGAAATGATCATTCTGTAATGCCACATGCTGAAAGAACTATAGTCAAAACGGGAGAACATCCAGAAAGTTCTTATTCTAAGCCTCACCAAAGTGGAGCAGAATCTCTGAATCCTTCAACAATGGAGCCTTTATTGCTTGATAAATCACCACAAGGAATAAACCTGAAGTCCAATTTGACATCTAGGAATGGGATACTTGCAGATCAAAATGCTCCTCTCCTTTCTGTTGATTTACCATCGGTTGAATCCTCTTCAATTGCaggaatattaaataatatgggAGGTGCATCTCTTAAACCTGGAATGGGGATTGTAAGTTCCTCAAGGGaaacaaaattcaatgaaaCTGCATTGATCAGTGCTAGAGAGAAATCAGGTGATGCAGCTGGAAACTCAG GTGGGTCTTTAATGAACCATGCTATCATGGATACTGCTCAACTGTTACCATACTCTTCAGGTAGCATGGAAGGTCTAAAGGAAAATGCACCGTTTAGACCTCAAGGTGGAGTGAATCTTCCAGAGTATTCAACTTCCAAATCTTTAATCCCTGAGCAGTCAGAGAtacaaataaaagagaaattcaACATGGCAAAAGGGAATGAAAAACCTTTACAAAATGGCCAGGCCTCGTCAACACAAGGAACTTCATTGTCCTCTCAATTATATTCTGAAGGAGGATTTATAAATGATGCTGCTTTGAAACACCATGAAGTAGGAAAAGGTTCTCTAAATTCTTTGAGCCAAGGAACCTCAAGGCCTGAAAAAGAGAAAGTCAATATAGGAGAAAATGAAGTTAATGCtatggaaaacaaaaatatag GGAATGATGTCATAGTCACCATTGAAAAAGAGCCACCAAAACGTGGAGATTCTGAGATTGTCTGTATTGATTCAGTGGAACCTACAAGCTTGCTGAACAGTACGAACCAGACAAATGCGAGTGAACGAAAAGGTGCTGGAGTAGGTGAATCCTGGCAATGGGAGATTTTAAAAAGCATTGTATATGGTGGTTTAATAGAATCAATTACAAGTCTAGGTGTAGTGTCTTCtgctgctggtgctggtgctggaaCTT CTTGTGGATCTGAAAAATGA